The genomic window AGGTAGACCCTGCGGCGCGGCAGACGCGACGAATTCCGGAGGGCGACGATCAACCCGCACACGGCGCCGGCCGCGAATGCGGCGAAGGTGGCCGTGATCCCGACGGCATCCAGCCCCAGCTCGCGGGCGTACAGAGGGTAGAGCGGAGTCGGCACGGTGGCGAGCGCCGTGCCCAGCAGGATCACGACGGCTGCGATGACGACGCCGCCGACGGAGGACCGAGTTCGCATCCGAGCACCCTTCATCTTCACCGGAATAATTCCAGTGTAGATGGAACCCCGGACTCTAGAGGCGCCGCAGGTTGATCCACACCGCTCGAGCCGTTCCCGGTCCGGCATTGACGATGCGATGCGGTCGGCGCGCACTGAATTGCGCGACGTCGCCGGCGTCGGCGAGGAAGATGTCGTCGCCCAACTGAACCTCGAGGCTCCCCTCGAGCACGATGCCGAACTCGTGCCCGGGGTGCTGCGAGGGCCGCCGGGCGTGTGCGGTGCCGGGCGCCCACTCATCGACGTAGACCTCGAGGTCGTAATCGGCCCGATAGACCGCGGTGCGTCGGACCATCCCGCCCTCCGTGACGTCGACGATCTGGTCGGCGAGCGGCGTGACCGGGGTGTCTTCGCCACCCGACTGCGCAAAGAGAGCCGTGATGTGAACGCCGAGCGCTGCGGCGAGCGCGTGCAAGGTACCCAGAGACGGCGTGGTGCGCCCGCGCTCGACCGCGCTGAGCATCGACAGGCTCAGACCCGTTCGCTCACTGAGGTCGTTGAGCGTGTACTCGTTGCGCAGCCGGAGGGCGCGGACGCGTTCACCCACATCGCGCACGACGTGATCGAGGTCGGAGGTCGCCGTGTCGGTCATGATCCCATTCTCCCCGGTTCACACTCCGAGTGCACAGATTGCGACAGCAGCGAAACACGAACGTAACGACTGCACTGCAAAAATTACTCCCACACTGCAACTCAACCCGTGGAGTCCTCGTGCACCCTTCCGCCACACCGACGCTCGCTGTCGGCTTCGAAGAGAAGCTGCCCCCTGCGCGTACCGCCCTGTTCGCCGCCCAGCACCTCCTCGCCCTGACCGGCATTTGGGTGTTTCCGCACATCATCGGCGCCGCTCTCGACCTGCAGACCGGTGACGTGGCCCTGATGATCCAGGCGTGCTTCCTGCTCACCGGAGTGGTCACGGTGCTGCAGTCCAGCCGCATCCTGCGCCTGCCGATCGTGCAGGGGCCGACCGCGGCCTTCATGGTCGCGATCATCTCTGCGGGAGCCGCGTTCGGACTCGGGACGGCGTTCGGCTCGATGATCGTCGCCGGGCTCGTCTTCATGCTCCTCGCCCTTCCCCTGCGCCGCTTCGGCCTCTTCGGTCACGTGGCAGGCTTCGTCTCGTCGCCGGTGGTGCTCGGCACGCTGTTCCTCATCATCGGCGCGCAACTCGCGGGTATCGGCGCCGGCAACTGGTTCGGCACCCCCGGAACACCCGGCTTTGGGGCCATCGGTCTGCTCATCTCGGTGGTGACCGGGCTCGTCGTGATCGGCTGCCTCGTCCTGGGGCGCGGGGTCGTCAAGCGCGCGGCCATCTTCCTCGGCATCGTCGGCGGCGCGGTGTTCGCTCTCGCAATCGGTCAGTGGTCGTTCCCCGACCTCCTCGCCGGTGGCGTGGTCGGAACGCCGCACGTTCTGCCGTTCGGTTTCGGTGTGGAACCGACCG from Microbacterium testaceum includes these protein-coding regions:
- a CDS encoding helix-turn-helix domain-containing protein, which encodes MTDTATSDLDHVVRDVGERVRALRLRNEYTLNDLSERTGLSLSMLSAVERGRTTPSLGTLHALAAALGVHITALFAQSGGEDTPVTPLADQIVDVTEGGMVRRTAVYRADYDLEVYVDEWAPGTAHARRPSQHPGHEFGIVLEGSLEVQLGDDIFLADAGDVAQFSARRPHRIVNAGPGTARAVWINLRRL
- a CDS encoding uracil-xanthine permease family protein, with the translated sequence MHPSATPTLAVGFEEKLPPARTALFAAQHLLALTGIWVFPHIIGAALDLQTGDVALMIQACFLLTGVVTVLQSSRILRLPIVQGPTAAFMVAIISAGAAFGLGTAFGSMIVAGLVFMLLALPLRRFGLFGHVAGFVSSPVVLGTLFLIIGAQLAGIGAGNWFGTPGTPGFGAIGLLISVVTGLVVIGCLVLGRGVVKRAAIFLGIVGGAVFALAIGQWSFPDLLAGGVVGTPHVLPFGFGVEPTVVILMLVAFLQAGTESMGMYSMIGSWGGQKIDPARVNRGLFSEFGGTVLGALFGGIGTTSYPENAGIVRVSGIGSRFVTLAAGIIAVVLAFLPPVAQLLASIPAPVLGTAATVLFGIIALSGVQMLTGVDWDDLNLVVASVSFIVALGCQFLPAAITETLPPSVAAVVTSPMMMGMFLLLSLHGAINHGIRPFTARRESRETRPADEAEVVS